From Lemur catta isolate mLemCat1 chromosome 21, mLemCat1.pri, whole genome shotgun sequence, a single genomic window includes:
- the ISCU gene encoding iron-sulfur cluster assembly enzyme ISCU, mitochondrial, with translation MAAAGAGRLRRAASALLLRSPRLPVRELSAPARLYHKKVVDHYENPRNVGSLDKTSKNVGTGLVGAPACGDVMKLQIQVDEKGKIVDARFKTFGCGSAIASSSLATEWVKGKTVEEALTIKNTDIAKELCLPPVKLHCSMLAEDAIKAALADYKLKQEPKKGEAEK, from the exons ATGGCTGCAGCTGGGGCGGGCCGTCTCAGGCGGGCGGCTTCGGCCCTGTTGCTCCGGAGCCCGCGCCTGCCGGTCCGGGAGCTGTCAGCTCCGGCTCGGCTCTACCACAAGAAG GTGGTTGATCATTATGAAAATCCTAGAAATGTGGGGTCCCTTGACAAGACATCTAAAAATGTTGGAACTGGATTGGTGGGGGCTCCGGCATGCGGTGATGTAATGAAATTACAG ATTCAAGTGGACGAAAAGGGGAAGATTGTGGATGCCAGGTTTAAAACATTCGGCTGTGGCTCCGCGATTGCCTCCAGCTCGTTAGCCACTGAATGGGTGAAAGGGAAAACG GTGGAGGAAGCCTTGACTATCAAGAACACAGACATCGCCAAGGAACTCTGCCTTCCCCCCGTGAAACTGCACTGCTCCA TGCTGGCTGAAGATGCAATCAAGGCCGCCCTGGCTGACTACAAACTGAAACAGGAACCCAAGAAAGGAGAGGCAGAGAAGTGA